Proteins encoded within one genomic window of Tidjanibacter massiliensis:
- a CDS encoding DRTGG domain-containing protein: protein MKLHEVAERLGMEILVPGNGLQQQVTGGCTADLPSEALGRLAAGTVWITSRVHRNAIAVAALRRAAGIVLTNGVRPDNECLRLAETEGVALLATLLSPFEASGRIYELLR from the coding sequence ATGAAACTTCACGAAGTGGCCGAACGGCTCGGCATGGAAATACTCGTACCCGGCAATGGACTGCAGCAACAGGTGACGGGAGGCTGTACGGCCGACCTGCCGAGCGAAGCACTGGGGCGCCTCGCCGCCGGAACGGTATGGATAACCTCCCGGGTACACCGCAACGCCATCGCGGTGGCCGCGCTCAGGAGGGCTGCCGGCATCGTCCTGACGAACGGCGTACGCCCCGACAACGAATGCCTCCGATTGGCCGAAACGGAAGGAGTCGCTCTCCTCGCAACCCTCCTCTCCCCTTTCGAAGCTTCGGGCAGAATATACGAACTGCTCCGATGA
- a CDS encoding ATP-binding protein, with protein MTDIAFHITDLAANSLRAGADAIDIALSLDGTQLELAVTDNGCGMAPEAVGRAFDPFYTTRTTRRTGLGLPFLLQSAEGCGGSAAIRSVPGKGTCVRALFMTDHPDSPPAGDLAETLMQIMAGNPGTAFTLTLRCGTKAAGLSTTELSDALGSVPLRLPDAAVPVCNAVAALLVRIFGNGRYRL; from the coding sequence ATGACGGACATCGCCTTCCATATCACCGACCTGGCAGCGAACAGCCTCCGTGCCGGCGCCGATGCAATCGACATCGCCCTGTCGCTCGACGGAACACAACTGGAACTCGCCGTCACCGACAACGGCTGCGGCATGGCTCCGGAAGCGGTCGGACGGGCATTCGACCCCTTCTATACGACACGCACCACACGCCGGACAGGTCTGGGGCTGCCGTTTCTGCTCCAAAGCGCCGAAGGCTGCGGCGGCAGTGCGGCGATACGCTCCGTACCGGGCAAAGGTACCTGTGTCCGGGCACTCTTCATGACCGACCACCCCGACTCTCCTCCGGCGGGCGACCTCGCCGAGACATTGATGCAAATCATGGCAGGCAATCCGGGAACCGCCTTCACCCTCACCCTGCGGTGCGGAACGAAAGCGGCCGGCCTCTCGACAACGGAACTCTCCGACGCACTCGGAAGCGTACCCCTGCGGCTGCCGGATGCGGCCGTCCCGGTATGCAACGCCGTCGCCGCACTCCTCGTCCGGATTTTCGGGAACGGCCGATACCGCTTATAA
- a CDS encoding (2Fe-2S) ferredoxin domain-containing protein: MTKVESLDALKQMRERLRSDMNIRENSNHPEDLPQIRISMGTCGIAAGAKEVMSRFISELRARNVDAVVTQTDCMGHCEAEPTVEITLPGREPVLYGDVTPDRVAAIIDKYIRNGQPAEGIIAAGPATAV, encoded by the coding sequence ATGACTAAAGTAGAATCCCTCGACGCACTTAAACAGATGCGCGAAAGGTTGCGCTCGGATATGAACATCCGGGAGAACAGCAACCATCCCGAAGACCTCCCGCAAATCAGAATCTCGATGGGAACCTGCGGCATCGCCGCCGGAGCCAAAGAGGTGATGTCCCGGTTCATCTCCGAACTCCGGGCACGGAACGTGGATGCGGTGGTGACACAGACCGACTGCATGGGCCACTGCGAAGCGGAACCGACCGTGGAAATCACCCTGCCGGGCAGGGAACCCGTCCTGTACGGAGACGTCACTCCCGACCGCGTGGCGGCAATCATCGACAAGTACATCCGCAACGGGCAGCCCGCCGAAGGCATCATCGCGGCCGGCCCCGCCACAGCGGTGTAA
- a CDS encoding NADH-quinone oxidoreductase subunit NuoF has product MAQFSNYILVCGGTGCRASHSEHIITALRKELDEAGLSDQVQVIRTGCFGFCEQGPIVKTVPDNTFYVSVKPEDAEAIVREHIIKGRKVERLLYVAPDTGRHVSDSKHMEFYKPQVRIALRNCGFIDPENINEYIARDGYAALGKVLEMRPEEVIREIMDSGLRGRGGGGFPTGLKWKITREVQADQKYVVCNADEGDPGAFMDRSILEGDPHSIIEAMAINGYCTGASKGMIYIRAEYPLAIHRLEVAIAQAREYGLLGDDIMGTGFSFDIEIRYGAGAFVCGEETALIHSMEGKRGEPTVKPPFPSESGYKGQPTNVNNVETYANIPPIILRGAKWFSSIGTEKSKGTKVFALAGKVNNVGLIEVPMGTTLREVIFDIGGGIKNGKKFKAVQTGGPSGGCLTEKHLDTPIDYDNLLASGSMMGSGGMIVMDEDDCMVSVAKFYLEFTVEESCGKCTPCRIGNKRLLEILDRITKGKGTEEDLTELKNLAGVIRDSSLCALGQTAPNPVLSTMDNFWDEYVAHVRDKSCPAHQCRDLMSYVIDPKVCKGCSLCSRVCPTNAISGVLKQPYSIDQTVCIKCGTCMDKCKFGAISVR; this is encoded by the coding sequence ATGGCACAATTCAGCAACTACATACTGGTGTGCGGCGGCACAGGCTGCCGTGCATCGCACAGCGAACACATCATAACCGCCCTCCGGAAAGAGCTCGACGAGGCGGGACTGTCAGACCAGGTGCAGGTGATACGCACCGGCTGCTTCGGCTTCTGCGAACAGGGGCCCATCGTCAAGACGGTGCCCGACAATACCTTCTACGTATCGGTCAAACCGGAAGACGCCGAGGCCATCGTCCGCGAACACATCATTAAGGGACGCAAGGTGGAGCGCCTGCTCTATGTCGCCCCCGACACGGGCCGACACGTCTCCGACTCCAAGCACATGGAGTTCTATAAACCCCAGGTCCGCATCGCCCTGCGCAACTGCGGCTTCATCGACCCGGAGAACATCAACGAATACATCGCCCGCGACGGTTACGCCGCCCTGGGCAAGGTACTTGAGATGCGACCGGAGGAGGTCATCCGCGAGATTATGGACTCCGGACTGCGCGGCCGCGGCGGCGGCGGTTTCCCTACGGGACTCAAATGGAAAATCACCCGCGAGGTGCAGGCCGACCAGAAATACGTCGTCTGCAATGCCGACGAAGGCGACCCGGGGGCTTTCATGGACCGCTCGATACTCGAAGGCGACCCCCACTCCATCATCGAAGCCATGGCCATCAACGGCTACTGCACGGGAGCCTCGAAAGGCATGATATACATCCGCGCGGAGTATCCGCTGGCTATCCACCGGCTCGAAGTGGCCATCGCACAGGCGCGGGAGTACGGCCTGCTGGGCGACGACATCATGGGTACGGGTTTCTCTTTCGACATCGAGATACGCTACGGTGCAGGGGCGTTCGTCTGCGGCGAGGAGACGGCGCTCATCCACTCCATGGAAGGCAAGCGCGGCGAACCGACCGTCAAGCCCCCCTTCCCCAGCGAGTCGGGTTACAAGGGGCAGCCTACCAACGTGAACAACGTGGAGACCTACGCCAACATCCCGCCCATCATCCTGCGGGGAGCGAAATGGTTCTCCTCCATCGGTACGGAGAAGAGCAAGGGGACGAAAGTGTTCGCCCTCGCGGGCAAGGTCAACAACGTCGGTCTCATCGAAGTCCCCATGGGCACCACCCTGCGGGAAGTGATATTCGACATCGGCGGCGGCATCAAGAACGGCAAGAAGTTCAAGGCCGTCCAGACCGGCGGCCCGTCAGGCGGCTGCCTCACCGAGAAGCACCTCGACACCCCCATCGATTACGACAACCTGCTCGCCAGCGGTTCCATGATGGGTTCGGGCGGCATGATAGTGATGGACGAGGACGACTGCATGGTCTCTGTGGCCAAATTCTATCTCGAATTCACCGTCGAGGAGTCCTGCGGCAAGTGCACGCCCTGTCGCATCGGAAACAAACGCCTGCTGGAGATACTCGACCGGATAACCAAAGGCAAAGGCACCGAGGAGGACCTCACGGAACTCAAGAACCTCGCGGGCGTCATCCGGGACTCCTCCCTGTGCGCACTGGGGCAGACTGCCCCGAACCCCGTTCTCTCCACGATGGACAACTTCTGGGACGAATACGTGGCGCACGTACGCGACAAATCGTGTCCCGCACACCAGTGCCGCGACCTGATGAGCTACGTCATCGACCCGAAGGTCTGCAAAGGGTGTTCGCTCTGTTCGCGGGTATGTCCCACGAACGCCATCAGCGGGGTACTCAAACAGCCCTATTCGATAGACCAGACGGTCTGCATCAAGTGCGGCACCTGTATGGACAAATGTAAATTCGGCGCTATCAGCGTAAGGTAA
- a CDS encoding NADH-dependent [FeFe] hydrogenase, group A6: protein METIKLTIDNKQVEVAKGTNLVEAAASAGIRIPTLCYMNLHDLGYENKPGACRICVVEVEGRKNLAPACKTVCTEGMVVRTHTPRVVNARRTVMELILSNHPNDCLTCTKNGHCELQRTAQDLGIREIKYRGETTKYQKDMSVSIVRDMDKCIMCRRCETACNEIQSVGVLSAVNRGFPAVVSTAFNDPIQTTNCINCGQCVAVCPTGALSENSNIADVLRAIADPSKTVVVQTAPAVRVGLGQDFGFSGRSVTGKMVTALRRLGFDYVFDTDFAADLTIMEEGTELLGRLNAAIGGDKGVKLPLMTSCCPGWVSFMEKHFPELADNLSTAKSPQQMFGAIAKNYFAQKLGIDRKDLVVVSVMPCVAKKAEAARPEFSRDGDPDVNISITTRELAHMIRFANMDFALLEEDDFDRPLGESTGAGVIFGATGGVIEAAVRTAYEVQTKKPLDRIDFTELRGMEGVRSATVDFDGTPVRIGIAHGLANARQLIREVVNGTSPYHAIEIMACPGGCIGGGGQPYHRGDIRLLQERTESLYAEDAHKPLRKSHENPYIQSLYRDFLGEPCGHLSHELLHTRYYNRKPVVKPCSTNTKK, encoded by the coding sequence ATGGAAACGATAAAACTGACCATAGACAACAAACAGGTAGAGGTTGCAAAGGGCACCAACCTCGTGGAAGCCGCCGCATCGGCCGGCATCCGGATACCCACGCTGTGCTACATGAACCTCCACGACCTGGGTTACGAAAACAAGCCGGGCGCCTGCCGCATCTGCGTGGTCGAGGTAGAGGGACGCAAGAACCTCGCCCCCGCCTGCAAGACGGTGTGCACGGAAGGCATGGTGGTCCGCACGCATACCCCGCGCGTGGTGAATGCGCGCCGGACGGTCATGGAGCTCATCCTCTCCAACCACCCCAACGACTGCCTCACCTGCACCAAGAACGGCCACTGCGAACTGCAGCGCACGGCGCAGGACCTGGGCATACGGGAGATAAAATACCGGGGCGAAACCACCAAATACCAGAAGGACATGTCCGTATCCATCGTGCGCGACATGGACAAGTGCATCATGTGCCGCCGCTGCGAGACCGCCTGCAACGAAATCCAGTCGGTAGGCGTCCTCTCGGCCGTCAACCGCGGTTTCCCGGCAGTGGTGAGCACCGCCTTCAACGACCCCATACAGACGACCAACTGCATCAACTGCGGACAGTGCGTGGCGGTATGCCCCACGGGCGCACTCTCGGAGAACTCCAACATCGCCGACGTGCTCCGTGCCATCGCCGACCCCTCCAAGACGGTAGTGGTACAGACCGCTCCCGCCGTGCGCGTCGGGCTCGGACAGGATTTCGGCTTCTCCGGCCGGAGCGTGACGGGCAAGATGGTTACCGCGCTGCGCCGGCTCGGTTTCGATTACGTGTTCGACACCGACTTCGCCGCCGACCTCACCATCATGGAGGAGGGTACCGAGCTGCTCGGACGCCTGAACGCTGCCATCGGGGGCGACAAGGGCGTAAAGCTGCCGCTCATGACCTCCTGCTGTCCCGGCTGGGTGAGCTTCATGGAGAAGCACTTCCCGGAGCTGGCCGACAACCTCTCGACGGCCAAATCGCCGCAGCAGATGTTCGGCGCCATCGCCAAGAACTACTTCGCGCAGAAGCTGGGCATCGACCGCAAAGACCTCGTCGTGGTCTCCGTCATGCCCTGCGTGGCCAAGAAGGCCGAAGCGGCGCGGCCGGAGTTCAGCCGTGACGGCGACCCGGACGTGAACATCTCGATAACGACGCGCGAACTTGCCCACATGATACGCTTCGCCAACATGGATTTCGCCCTGCTCGAAGAGGACGATTTCGACCGGCCGCTGGGCGAATCGACCGGTGCCGGCGTCATCTTCGGCGCCACGGGCGGCGTAATAGAGGCTGCCGTGCGCACGGCGTACGAAGTGCAGACGAAAAAGCCGCTCGACCGGATAGACTTCACCGAACTCCGCGGCATGGAGGGCGTCCGTTCGGCGACGGTGGACTTCGACGGAACGCCGGTAAGAATCGGCATCGCCCACGGGCTCGCCAATGCCCGGCAGCTCATCCGAGAGGTCGTGAACGGCACGTCGCCTTACCATGCCATCGAAATCATGGCATGTCCGGGCGGCTGCATCGGCGGCGGGGGACAGCCCTACCACCGGGGCGACATCCGGCTGCTGCAGGAGCGTACCGAATCGCTCTACGCCGAAGACGCACACAAGCCCCTGCGCAAGTCGCACGAGAATCCCTACATCCAGTCCCTCTACCGGGACTTCCTGGGAGAACCCTGCGGGCACCTCTCGCACGAACTTCTCCACACCCGTTACTATAACCGCAAGCCGGTCGTAAAACCATGTTCCACCAATACCAAGAAATAG
- the nuoE gene encoding NADH-quinone oxidoreductase subunit NuoE yields the protein MEKICMSQKRIDEIRAICKEHGNDPGELINILHTVQGKLGYLPKEVQELIAMELGIPAAKVYGVVTFYSFFTMKPKGKYPISVCMGTACYVRGAEKVLDEFKRQLGIEVGETTADGLFSLDSLRCVGACGLAPVVMVGQKVFGRLTQSSVKGIIDEFVNLEREA from the coding sequence ATGGAAAAGATATGTATGTCCCAAAAGAGGATAGATGAGATTAGGGCCATCTGCAAGGAGCACGGGAACGACCCCGGCGAGCTCATCAACATCCTGCACACCGTGCAGGGGAAACTCGGCTACCTGCCCAAGGAGGTGCAGGAACTGATAGCCATGGAGCTGGGTATCCCGGCGGCGAAAGTCTACGGCGTGGTGACCTTCTATTCGTTCTTCACGATGAAACCCAAGGGCAAATACCCGATTTCGGTCTGCATGGGCACGGCGTGCTATGTCCGCGGTGCGGAGAAGGTGCTCGACGAATTCAAGCGCCAACTGGGCATCGAGGTGGGCGAAACGACCGCCGACGGCCTCTTCTCGCTCGATTCGCTGCGCTGCGTGGGTGCCTGCGGTCTCGCTCCGGTCGTGATGGTGGGCCAGAAGGTATTCGGCCGCCTCACGCAGTCGAGCGTCAAGGGCATCATCGACGAATTCGTAAACCTGGAACGGGAGGCCTGA
- a CDS encoding BACON domain-containing protein, with protein MKKGMYCKSVLPLLLLVAATGCTQPTEEVHYIKVDMIACSFQGTDAVPVRITISSNPGPWSAEPSASWIRITEQTEEGIVLTADDNPASTEREGEITVTAGEMTKTIRVTQTGDTFVPARYDVFRDYTMGAVISPNGRYTAGFIGVPDENATDHWLLQVVITDLESGEQYLPAPFLDSLYPLYDPCAITDSGTAFFHCEDGRIIGFSISGDITVLDNVPGAGKPWLSQVASDESGVWVGWCSGGSTVYSPVKWTDGHPEILPLPETTFRGAAWNAGAMARGCSLDGSIIYGTAWEGLDSGLIWWDKEGTPRWVGDKVRKLKPVKIYDTATGTYTDYTLVDGIVGSSDTYYISPSGKWIAGTYRTEELAENETDVIYTSCPAFYDTETDEVHIFPEYEGAVGMTVTDEGLGVIGMGGANGIISHTVMVNIPTATEAGTSTEWIYDTYGIIIPDNSLLEYISPDGRTAFGYDLSGEMEPMRKWYVTRKTAE; from the coding sequence ATGAAAAAAGGCATGTACTGCAAAAGCGTTCTGCCGCTTTTGCTCCTCGTAGCCGCAACCGGCTGCACGCAACCCACCGAAGAGGTCCATTACATCAAGGTAGACATGATTGCCTGCTCGTTCCAGGGCACCGATGCCGTTCCGGTACGGATAACCATCTCCTCCAATCCGGGCCCGTGGAGTGCGGAACCTTCGGCAAGCTGGATACGGATAACGGAACAGACGGAGGAGGGTATCGTACTGACGGCGGACGACAACCCGGCGAGCACCGAACGGGAGGGCGAAATCACCGTGACGGCGGGAGAGATGACGAAGACCATCCGCGTCACGCAGACGGGCGACACGTTCGTACCGGCACGATACGACGTTTTCCGGGATTACACCATGGGAGCCGTCATCTCCCCCAACGGACGTTATACGGCGGGCTTTATCGGCGTTCCGGATGAGAACGCCACGGACCACTGGCTGCTCCAGGTAGTCATCACCGACCTGGAGAGCGGCGAGCAGTATCTGCCGGCCCCCTTCCTCGACTCCCTCTATCCCCTATACGACCCGTGTGCGATAACCGACAGCGGCACCGCCTTCTTCCACTGCGAGGACGGCCGGATAATAGGCTTCAGCATCAGCGGCGACATTACCGTGCTCGACAACGTTCCGGGGGCCGGCAAACCGTGGCTGTCGCAGGTCGCTTCGGACGAGAGCGGCGTATGGGTAGGCTGGTGTTCCGGCGGCAGTACGGTCTATTCGCCGGTCAAGTGGACAGATGGCCACCCCGAAATACTTCCCCTGCCCGAAACGACCTTCCGGGGAGCAGCATGGAATGCGGGGGCTATGGCCCGCGGATGCAGCCTGGACGGTAGCATCATCTACGGCACCGCCTGGGAAGGATTGGATTCCGGCCTCATCTGGTGGGACAAGGAGGGCACTCCCCGCTGGGTGGGCGACAAAGTACGCAAACTCAAGCCCGTGAAGATATACGACACCGCTACCGGCACCTATACGGACTACACCCTCGTGGACGGTATCGTAGGCTCCAGCGACACCTACTATATAAGTCCCTCCGGCAAATGGATTGCCGGCACCTATCGGACCGAGGAGCTCGCCGAAAACGAAACCGACGTCATCTATACGTCGTGCCCCGCATTCTACGATACGGAGACCGACGAAGTGCACATCTTTCCGGAGTATGAAGGGGCGGTGGGCATGACCGTCACCGACGAAGGGCTGGGCGTCATCGGCATGGGCGGTGCGAACGGCATCATCTCCCACACGGTCATGGTGAACATCCCCACCGCTACGGAAGCCGGCACGAGTACCGAATGGATATACGACACCTACGGCATCATCATTCCGGACAACTCCCTGCTCGAATACATCTCGCCCGACGGCAGAACGGCATTCGGTTACGACCTGAGCGGTGAGATGGAACCGATGAGGAAATGGTACGTCACACGGAAAACAGCGGAGTAA
- a CDS encoding BACON domain-containing protein, protein MKRYAYLLAAAALALNISCTGPENPAQPEATLKAEPASLRFAAAAAPPQTVTVTAEETEWTHSIPEDAGWLTATRDGDRLSVSVADNADETDRSASITLNASAVGVEPVKITVRQEAAEAPEPEKPSLSVSPEKLVFAAAEAPGQEVTVTVTGGITWKASPSGAEEWIHIVPAEGKFTVTVDDNPESLERSGYINVSPGDKTLATCRIYVTQEPKAVPASITPQLPEGTTPEEGLTVPFTAGMSVLPVMVAPENAQWSVRVEADGTTDPAWLSATNVVAPSQHTVHYAYTVNETETPRTAYLVLTHADDSVEPVRVKVTQRGKTDVNSTIYEDIESHPTQIMAEVMANNDWRDFPFVQWTLKLYTDGITYDTLWGRWGGTGDRITIKMTGSPQHEDEVVLEEMTYEVVPYEEYNKMPASDRKPGWVCAAQGSGNDEYPSGTWHQVYENGSITGCANAVGGTVTVTRSGDDYTITWDFTSDAGCKVTGSYTGPIEIQRS, encoded by the coding sequence ATGAAACGATACGCATACTTATTGGCCGCAGCGGCACTGGCCCTGAACATATCGTGCACTGGCCCCGAAAACCCCGCACAGCCCGAAGCGACGCTGAAGGCGGAACCCGCATCGCTCCGCTTCGCCGCGGCAGCGGCACCCCCCCAGACCGTCACCGTCACAGCCGAAGAAACGGAGTGGACACACAGCATCCCAGAAGATGCCGGATGGCTGACGGCAACGCGCGACGGAGACCGCCTTTCGGTCAGCGTCGCGGACAATGCGGATGAGACCGACCGCAGCGCCTCCATCACCCTCAACGCCTCCGCCGTAGGGGTGGAACCGGTGAAGATAACGGTCCGGCAGGAGGCCGCGGAAGCTCCCGAACCGGAAAAGCCTTCGCTCTCGGTATCGCCCGAAAAGCTCGTCTTCGCCGCTGCGGAGGCACCGGGACAGGAGGTGACGGTAACCGTGACGGGCGGTATCACCTGGAAAGCATCCCCTTCGGGTGCCGAAGAGTGGATACATATCGTCCCCGCCGAAGGGAAATTCACCGTCACGGTGGACGACAACCCGGAGTCGCTGGAACGCAGCGGATACATCAACGTATCGCCCGGCGACAAGACGCTCGCCACCTGCCGCATCTACGTGACACAGGAGCCCAAAGCCGTGCCCGCCTCCATCACGCCGCAACTACCCGAAGGCACGACCCCCGAAGAGGGGCTGACGGTACCTTTCACGGCCGGAATGAGTGTTCTCCCGGTAATGGTCGCCCCCGAGAACGCCCAATGGAGCGTCCGTGTCGAGGCTGACGGCACGACCGACCCTGCCTGGCTCTCGGCGACCAATGTGGTAGCCCCCTCGCAGCACACCGTACACTATGCCTATACGGTCAATGAAACGGAAACGCCGCGCACGGCCTACCTCGTCCTCACGCATGCGGACGACAGCGTGGAACCCGTCAGGGTGAAAGTGACACAACGCGGCAAAACGGACGTCAACAGTACGATATACGAAGACATCGAATCGCACCCCACCCAAATCATGGCCGAGGTAATGGCCAACAACGACTGGCGCGACTTTCCCTTCGTACAGTGGACACTGAAGCTCTACACCGACGGCATCACTTACGATACCCTTTGGGGACGCTGGGGAGGCACAGGCGACCGCATCACAATTAAGATGACCGGTTCGCCGCAGCACGAAGACGAAGTCGTGCTCGAAGAGATGACCTACGAAGTCGTACCTTACGAAGAATACAACAAGATGCCCGCATCCGACCGCAAACCGGGTTGGGTATGCGCGGCACAGGGCAGCGGCAACGACGAATATCCCTCCGGAACCTGGCATCAGGTATACGAGAACGGTTCTATTACGGGGTGCGCCAATGCCGTCGGCGGTACGGTGACCGTCACCCGCAGCGGCGACGACTACACCATCACCTGGGACTTTACCAGCGATGCCGGATGCAAGGTGACCGGTTCCTATACCGGCCCGATTGAGATACAGCGCTCATAA
- a CDS encoding BACON domain-containing protein: MKKHVFASAALLLPLFGGLVGCTQPGQDEVQYIKVSMASCSFRGVDAEPLRIEVSTSPAAWNAEPSATWIRIVEKTDNALLLTVDDNMSAAERTGEVTITAGQAEQSIKIIQVTDHTLQSTYNTTGEFTMGAVISPNARYVGGYTCIYDTEAGNWVNQVVIIDIRNDKKYMLDPFPDTLYPLYDPCAITDSGNVFFHCEDGKIVMFSLSGDVTVLDNIPGAGKPWLSQVASDESGVWVGFCLGGETLYSPVKWTDGVPEILQKPETTYRGYGWYQGCMARGCSLDGTVIYGTAWEGLDSGLMWWDAEGNVRWVGDELHKIKPVQIFDQQTQTYYDTNLVDGIKGNSTPYSISPSGQWIAGTYQTEELSENKTEIIYTACPAFYDTDNDQTYTFPEYSGAAGLGATDDGIGIIGMDGAGGIVSSTVLIDIATGVQISESTDWIYENMGIIIPDYSLLEYISPDGQVAFGYDLNGTGGEMMRKWYVAPKPQN; the protein is encoded by the coding sequence ATGAAAAAGCATGTTTTTGCGTCGGCAGCCTTGCTGCTGCCACTGTTCGGAGGACTCGTCGGATGCACCCAGCCCGGACAAGACGAAGTACAGTACATCAAAGTGAGCATGGCCTCCTGTTCGTTCCGCGGCGTGGATGCGGAACCGCTCCGGATAGAGGTCTCGACCAGTCCCGCAGCGTGGAACGCCGAGCCTTCGGCGACATGGATACGGATTGTGGAAAAAACGGACAACGCCCTCCTGCTGACCGTAGACGACAACATGTCGGCAGCCGAACGCACGGGCGAAGTGACGATAACGGCAGGCCAGGCCGAACAATCCATAAAAATCATACAGGTAACCGACCACACCCTGCAGTCGACCTACAATACGACCGGAGAATTCACCATGGGGGCGGTCATCTCCCCCAATGCCCGGTATGTGGGCGGATATACCTGCATATACGACACCGAAGCCGGCAATTGGGTCAATCAGGTCGTCATCATAGATATTCGGAACGACAAGAAATACATGCTCGACCCGTTCCCGGACACTCTCTACCCCCTCTATGACCCGTGTGCGATAACCGACAGCGGTAACGTCTTTTTCCACTGCGAGGACGGAAAAATAGTCATGTTCAGCCTCAGCGGGGATGTCACGGTGCTCGACAACATTCCGGGAGCCGGCAAACCGTGGCTGTCGCAGGTCGCCTCGGACGAGAGCGGCGTATGGGTAGGTTTCTGCCTGGGCGGCGAAACCTTGTACTCCCCCGTCAAATGGACGGACGGCGTACCGGAAATACTCCAGAAACCTGAAACCACCTATCGCGGTTACGGCTGGTATCAGGGCTGCATGGCACGCGGATGCAGCCTGGACGGTACCGTCATCTACGGCACCGCCTGGGAAGGATTGGACTCCGGCCTGATGTGGTGGGACGCAGAGGGCAACGTCCGCTGGGTAGGCGACGAACTCCATAAAATCAAACCGGTACAAATATTCGACCAACAGACCCAAACCTATTACGACACCAACCTGGTGGACGGCATCAAGGGTAACAGTACGCCGTACTCCATCAGTCCCTCCGGCCAATGGATTGCCGGTACATACCAGACCGAAGAGCTCAGTGAAAACAAAACCGAAATCATTTACACGGCATGTCCCGCATTTTACGACACCGACAACGACCAAACCTACACTTTCCCCGAATACAGCGGTGCGGCGGGCCTGGGAGCCACGGACGACGGCATAGGCATCATCGGCATGGACGGTGCGGGCGGCATCGTGAGTTCGACCGTGCTGATTGACATCGCTACGGGTGTCCAGATTTCAGAAAGCACCGACTGGATATACGAAAACATGGGAATCATCATTCCCGACTACTCCCTGCTCGAATACATATCCCCGGACGGACAGGTGGCTTTCGGCTACGACCTCAATGGTACGGGCGGAGAGATGATGCGGAAATGGTATGTAGCTCCCAAGCCACAGAATTAA